A section of the Rummeliibacillus pycnus genome encodes:
- a CDS encoding sensor domain-containing diguanylate cyclase has protein sequence MKDFSQAILDSLLDNIAVINNNGIIIAVNKSWIDFSKENNGNTSNGYIGTNYLNVCPEEIKEGIRCVLNGEKTQFTFEYPCHTEQELRWFLLRVTPIRTENCINYGAVISHVNITERKLAELKLAHKEERYRLITENSTDFISIHTLDGVFTYASPICKLLLGYNPSELIGQSASDFFHPEDLGKFKQFHSLSFKKKEIQTITYRIRCKNNRYIWFETKYQFLSSSTKNNKEIICISRDITQQQLKIKQISKEKKLLQKAIFLDELTGVHNRRLFNKLLNTQFKEYYESNNDFSLLMIDIDYFKQYNDTYGHLEGDKCLTLVATTLKEHVREKDIVCRVGGEEFCVILPKTNKKDAITLANTLRQTVEQLNISHVSSTISPFITISIGVATISKNKFTKISGKELFSQADQALYKAKKSGKNKVIFYDCFYV, from the coding sequence CGCAGTAATTAATAATAATGGGATTATCATTGCAGTAAATAAATCTTGGATTGACTTTTCTAAAGAAAATAACGGCAATACTTCTAATGGATACATAGGGACTAATTATTTAAATGTTTGTCCGGAAGAGATAAAAGAGGGAATTAGATGTGTTTTAAACGGGGAAAAAACACAATTCACATTTGAATATCCTTGTCATACTGAACAAGAATTACGTTGGTTTCTGCTAAGGGTTACTCCTATTAGAACTGAAAATTGTATTAACTATGGGGCAGTAATTTCCCATGTTAATATTACTGAACGTAAACTGGCCGAACTGAAATTAGCTCATAAAGAAGAACGATATAGGCTAATTACTGAAAATTCAACAGACTTTATTTCAATACATACACTAGACGGCGTTTTTACCTATGCTTCACCGATATGTAAACTACTATTAGGATATAATCCGTCCGAGTTAATCGGCCAATCTGCTAGTGACTTTTTTCATCCTGAAGATTTAGGGAAATTCAAGCAATTTCACAGTTTATCATTTAAGAAAAAGGAGATTCAAACCATTACTTACCGAATACGTTGTAAAAACAATCGTTATATCTGGTTTGAAACTAAATATCAATTTCTATCATCCTCAACTAAAAATAATAAAGAGATTATTTGTATATCCCGTGATATTACTCAGCAACAACTAAAGATAAAGCAAATTTCAAAAGAGAAAAAATTATTACAAAAAGCAATATTTCTAGATGAACTAACAGGTGTCCACAATCGGAGGCTATTTAATAAATTATTGAATACGCAATTTAAAGAATACTATGAGTCTAATAATGACTTTTCTCTATTAATGATTGATATTGATTATTTTAAACAATACAACGATACTTACGGACATTTAGAAGGTGATAAATGTCTCACTTTAGTAGCAACTACCTTAAAGGAACATGTAAGAGAGAAGGATATTGTTTGTAGAGTTGGTGGAGAAGAATTTTGCGTTATTTTACCAAAAACCAATAAAAAAGACGCTATTACGTTAGCAAATACACTTCGTCAAACAGTAGAACAGTTAAATATCTCCCATGTTTCCTCCACTATCAGTCCTTTTATTACAATCAGTATAGGAGTTGCAACAATTTCCAAAAACAAATTCACCAAGATTAGTGGAAAGGAATTATTTTCTCAGGCAGATCAAGCACTATATAAAGCTAAGAAAAGTGGAAAAAATAAAGTTATATTCTATGATTGTTTTTATGTTTAA
- a CDS encoding EAL domain-containing protein: MTCKNCLILELQFEILLSGHKNISMTDTIFNHFTRRNLIIKIKDNHLFINESGVREFLDFCKDYMDEENVFFRLENAEWRPIDDIQNIIDMQWIDEVIRKKSVISYSQPIVDINEEIYAYEVLSRFTREDGSLIYPNEVFTAARNRGRLYALDRICRMSAVKYSASLKKKTFINFIPTSIYSPEYCLKSTVQLTNQLGIDPTQFVFEVVESDKVDDIDHLKRILNYYNEKGFQYALDDVGEGYSTLDMLTDLKPHYMKLDIKYVQNVSMDRKKQEISKSFLKKALELGAIPLAEGIESREDFDWLKQNGYQLFQGYLFGKPSIIPQL; the protein is encoded by the coding sequence ATGACATGTAAGAATTGCTTAATCTTGGAGTTACAGTTTGAAATTCTATTAAGTGGGCACAAAAACATTTCAATGACGGACACAATATTTAACCACTTTACTAGAAGAAATTTAATAATAAAAATTAAAGACAATCATCTATTTATCAATGAATCCGGCGTAAGAGAATTTTTGGATTTCTGTAAAGATTATATGGATGAAGAAAATGTGTTTTTCCGCTTAGAGAATGCGGAGTGGAGACCGATTGACGATATTCAAAACATAATCGATATGCAATGGATTGATGAAGTCATTAGAAAGAAATCTGTTATTAGTTATTCTCAACCAATTGTAGATATAAATGAAGAAATTTACGCATATGAAGTATTATCTAGATTTACAAGAGAAGATGGATCTCTTATTTATCCAAATGAGGTTTTTACTGCTGCAAGAAACCGTGGTCGCTTATATGCATTAGATCGAATATGTAGGATGTCAGCAGTTAAATATTCAGCGAGCTTAAAGAAAAAAACATTTATTAATTTTATTCCGACATCTATTTACTCACCTGAGTATTGCTTAAAATCAACGGTCCAACTCACAAACCAATTAGGAATTGACCCTACCCAATTTGTATTTGAAGTAGTAGAATCCGACAAAGTTGATGATATAGATCATTTAAAAAGAATTTTAAATTACTATAATGAAAAGGGATTCCAGTATGCTTTAGATGATGTCGGGGAAGGATATAGCACATTAGACATGCTTACCGATTTAAAGCCTCATTATATGAAATTAGACATTAAGTATGTACAAAATGTGAGTATGGATCGTAAAAAACAAGAAATTTCTAAGTCTTTTTTAAAAAAAGCATTAGAATTAGGAGCTATCCCACTTGCTGAGGGGATTGAAAGTAGAGAAGATTTTGATTGGTTAAAGCAAAATGGCTATCAGCTTTTTCAGGGGTACTTATTTGGGAAACCTAGTATAATTCCTCAGTTATAA
- a CDS encoding DedA family protein — translation MENWIIEMMNSYGYIGILLLIALENIFPPIPSEVILTFSGFLTTTSDATIVGVIIFSTIGSVVGAIVLYGIGLLLDVHRLEKIVDKWGHILRLTRKDIRKADAWFHKFGVWAVLIGRLVPLVRSLISIPAGMAHMNFGVFLLFTTIGSLIWNSILVNVGATVGSSWGTIAGYMDTYSNVVVVILGILFLLFVIRYIRSRRK, via the coding sequence TTGGAAAATTGGATTATTGAAATGATGAATTCTTATGGATATATTGGCATTCTCCTCTTAATTGCTTTAGAAAATATTTTTCCACCTATTCCATCTGAAGTGATTTTGACATTTAGCGGATTCCTTACTACTACTTCAGACGCAACGATAGTAGGCGTTATTATTTTTTCTACGATTGGTTCAGTAGTTGGGGCGATTGTTCTTTATGGTATAGGATTACTACTTGATGTCCATAGACTTGAAAAAATTGTGGATAAGTGGGGCCATATTTTACGATTAACACGGAAAGATATTCGTAAAGCAGATGCTTGGTTCCATAAGTTCGGAGTTTGGGCAGTATTAATAGGAAGGCTTGTTCCATTAGTTAGAAGTTTAATTTCTATACCGGCTGGCATGGCACACATGAACTTTGGGGTATTCTTATTATTTACAACAATTGGTTCATTAATCTGGAATAGTATTTTAGTTAATGTGGGAGCTACTGTAGGTTCCTCATGGGGTACTATAGCTGGCTATATGGATACATACTCTAATGTTGTTGTTGTCATTTTGGGTATCCTCTTTTTGCTATTTGTTATTCGCTATATTAGAAGTAGACGTAAATAA
- a CDS encoding phosphatase PAP2 family protein: MKLKGYLWSAFLVAFISIIGFSYIAILISNHKIIQFDQRVITFVQGLESPFLTLIMRFFTYLGSFPSVMVLFIVISYYLYIVLKHRAEFLLFGTVVVGTIIFNEMLKHFFHRARPDFHRLIEAGGYSFPSGHAMSAFAFYGIVAFLLWRHIPDQLGRTILILVSILFIFIIGISRIYLGVHYPSDIVGGYFASALWLTIAIWFFQRYKEKQYERSYRS; this comes from the coding sequence ATGAAATTAAAGGGCTATTTGTGGAGTGCTTTCTTAGTAGCATTTATCTCGATTATAGGGTTTAGCTATATAGCCATTCTTATAAGCAATCATAAAATTATACAATTTGACCAAAGAGTTATTACCTTTGTACAAGGTCTTGAATCACCATTCCTCACTTTGATAATGAGGTTTTTTACATATTTGGGCTCTTTTCCTTCGGTAATGGTTCTATTTATTGTCATATCGTATTATTTATATATAGTGTTAAAGCATAGAGCAGAATTTCTGTTATTTGGAACAGTAGTTGTAGGGACAATCATATTTAATGAGATGTTAAAGCACTTTTTCCATCGAGCACGTCCAGACTTCCATCGATTAATTGAAGCAGGAGGTTATAGTTTTCCTAGTGGGCATGCAATGAGCGCGTTTGCCTTTTATGGAATTGTTGCATTTTTATTGTGGAGACATATACCTGATCAATTGGGGCGTACTATTTTGATTTTAGTAAGCATTCTATTCATTTTTATAATTGGTATTAGCCGAATTTACCTTGGAGTACATTATCCAAGTGATATAGTTGGAGGATATTTTGCAAGTGCTTTATGGCTAACAATTGCTATTTGGTTTTTCCAAAGATATAAAGAAAAACAATATGAAAGAAGTTATCGTTCTTAG